A stretch of the Acyrthosiphon pisum isolate AL4f chromosome A2, pea_aphid_22Mar2018_4r6ur, whole genome shotgun sequence genome encodes the following:
- the LOC100160385 gene encoding protein draper, with amino-acid sequence MTRYYNLGIYAAALLLAHLCYPAQSETELKGSNVCTRLDLYNVTVNVTEMKPYQVRESYFCFTDFKLKCSRYRIVMKSIVSQQVLEKRKPIEECCEGFVISPNKTNCIPVCQNNCEHGTCIFPNICKCDDNYGGPYCNKTCPPGKFGEFCTEKCQCENGSPCDPYDGQCKCLAGWTGVDCSEKCSPHNFGINCVEECPCKNGAICDPVTGKCDCPPGFRGPLCDQRCPSGRHGDECQSECKCQNAGSCDPQTGHCLCSSGWTGMVCGEKCEPGKWGVNCSKSCDCFNEGYCHHITGQCQCMPGYYGEKCKDICPEGMYGPNCLKNCTCPENSYCEPKNGKCICEKGWKGDKCSKRICPDSLYGERCDKICQCITTNTKSCHPWKGTCECVAGWDGPTCSRTCPLYTYGERCRRKCDCNNNAQCLANNGTCICGPGYRGLSCNVTCPEGTYGENCNNQCQCNNGAKCSPESGMCLCPPGWRGQQCDLPCEKSFYGENCKNECQCKNDAACSPVDGACTCQPGFTGDNCNSACPPETYGRDCKQTCECNWENTASCNPVTGECKCIEGWNGVHCETLCPRGTYGEDCQNECDCHNDSSCDQKTAKCTCTRGWEGLKCDLPCKPSKYGFGCKEECPERHSDDNLSCDHVTGKFECRPGYIGPICQHACPAKSYGQGCLKKCDCGYGDCHHVTGACHCYPGWTGSNCTKACPPGTYGINCGLPCKCQNGGSCRAIDGVCHCKPGFTGPTCSEVCPDQYYGDHCMSMCNCPSEKFICHAVDGCVCRHGYTGENCDEPLTDRQVGTLETEKSSSGAFAGMFVAILVIAAFIMLFLYYRNRVAGLKNVIHAHVQYGADPLSLNQDRFHFDNPVYSFGQTSTTVGMVSEHQTLNNCQIKNNLSKPNNLVKAGCSSSLMDDSDSYGMPSTSASSFKNMEADLNNPNIYHSLDDLKSENLYDEIEDKKLAAAEQEYDHLDYQRPNGTWKPHYQRMSTSLKAESKKNLNVE; translated from the exons GTATAATGTGACGGTTAATGTGACTGAAATGAAACCATACCAAGTACGAGAGTCTTATTTTTGCTTTACAGACTTCAAACTAAAATGTTCCAGATACCGAATTGTAATGAAATCAATTGTTTCGCAgcag GTCTTGGAAAAAAGAAAGCCTATTGAAGAATGCTGTGAAGGATTTGTTATATcaccaaataaaacaaattgcaTTCCAGTTTGTCAGAACAACTGTGAACATGGTACTTGCATATTtccaaatatttgtaaatgcGATGACAACTATGGAGGACCTTATtgcaataaaa CATGTCCACCTGGAAAATTTGGCGAGTTCTGTACAGAAAAATGTCAGTGTGAAAATGGATCACCATGTGATCCATATGACGGTCAGTGCAAATGCTTAGCAGGTTGGACAGGAGTAGACTGTTCAGAGAAATGTTCGCCCCATAACTTTGGCATTAACTGTGTTGAAGAATGTCCTTGTAAAAACGGTGCTATTTGTGATCCAGTCACTGGAAAATGTGACTGCCCCCCGGGATTTAGAGGTCCACT GTGTGATCAGAGATGTCCATCAGGTCGTCACGGAGATGAGTGCCAAAGCGAATGCAAATGTCAGAATGCAGGTAGTTGTGATCCACAAACTGGTCATTGTTTGTGTTCCTCTGGGTGGACG GGAATGGTGTGTGGAGAAAAATGTGAGCCTGGAAAATGGGGAGTTAACTGCAGTAAGTCATGTGATTGTTTCAATGAAGGTTATTGTCATCATATTACTGGACAATGTCAATGTATGCCTGGATATTATGGCGAAAAA TGCAAAGATATCTGTCCGGAAGGAATGTATGGtccaaattgtttgaaaaattgtACTTGTCCAGAAAACTCGTATTGTGAaccaaaaaatggaaaatgcaTATGTGAAAAAGGATGGAAAGGTGATAAATGTTCCAAACGAATATGTCCAGATAGTCTTTATGGAGAAAGATGCGACAAAATATGTCAATGCATTACTACTAATACCAAAtc GTGTCATCCGTGGAAAGGAACCTGTGAGTGTGTAGCTGGTTGGGATGGTCCGACGTGCTCTAGAACGTGTCCCTTGTATACTTATGGCGAAAGGTGTCGAAGAAAATGCGATTGCAACAACAACGCACAATGTTTGGCTAATAATGGCACATGCATATGTGGTCCtg GTTATCGTGGATTATCATGTAACGTAACCTGTCCTGAAGGTACATACGGCGAGAACTGTAACAACCAGTGTCAATGCAACAATGGAGCCAAGTGTTCTCCTGAATCTGGTATGTGTTTATGTCCTCCTGGGTGGAGAGGACAGCAATGTGATTTGCCGTGTGAAAAATCATTTTACGGTGAAAATTGTAAAAACGAATGTCAATGTAAAAACGATGCAGCGTGTAGTCCCGTCGacg GTGCCTGCACTTGCCAACCGGGTTTTACTGGTGATAACTGCAACTCGGCTTGTCCGCCCGAGACTTATGGCAGAGACTGTAAGCAGACTTGCGAGTGCAACTGGGAAAATACGGCGTCGTGCAACCCGGTGACTGGTGAATGCAAATGCATCGAAGGCTGGAACG GTGTACATTGTGAGACACTCTGCCCGCGCGGCACTTACGGTGAGGATTGTCAGAACGAATGCGATTGTCACAACGACAGTTCGTGCGACCAGAAGACGGCCAAGTGCACATGCACTCGTGGCTGGGAAGGGCTTAAGTGTGATCTGCCGTGCAAGCCGAGCAAGTATGGTTTCGGGTGCAAAGAGGAGTGTCCGGAAAGACATTCCGATG ATAACTTGTCGTGCGACCATGTGACCGGAAAGTTTGAATGCCGACCCGGTTACATCGGACCTATATGCCAGCACGCTTGTCCAGCCAAGTCATACGGACAGGGATGTCTGAAGAAGTGCGACTGCGGATACGGAGATTGCCATCACGTCACCG GCGCTTGCCACTGTTATCCGGGCTGGACTGGTTCCAACTGCACGAAAGCATGTCCGCCCGGCACATACGGTATCAATTGTGGGCTCCCATGTAAATGTCAAAACGGCGGTTCTTGCCGTGCCATTGATGGAGTTTGCCACTGTAAACCAGGATTCACCGGCCCTACGTGTTCCGAAG TTTGTCCTGATCAATATTATGGCGATCACTGCATGTCTATGTGCAACTGTCCTAGTGAAAAATTTATCTGTCATGCAGTCGACGGTTGTGTATGCAGACACGGTTACACAG GTGAGAACTGTGATGAGCCGTTAACTGACCGACAAGTTGGTACATTGGAAACTGAAAAGAGCTCTTCAGGTGCTTTTGCTGGAATGTTTGTTGCTATTTTGGTAATAGCTGCATTTATTATGTTGTTCTTATACTACCGCAATCGTGTTGCTGGTCTCAAAAATGTCATACATGCACATGTCCAATATGGAGCCGATCCACTTAGCTTAAATcaag atCGATTCCATTTTGACAATCCTGTATATTCTTTTGGACAGACTAGCACAACAGTAGGAATGGTTAGTGAACACCAAACATTGAACAActgtcaaattaaaaacaatttgtctAAGCCTAATAATTTGGTGAAAGCTGGTTGCTCGTCATCATTGATGGATGACAGTGATAGTTATGGTATGCCATCAACTAGCGCTTCATCTTTCAAAAATATGGAAGCTGATTTAAACAACCCTAACATCTATCACAGTTTAGATGATTTAAAATCAGAAAATTTGTATGATGAAATTGAAGACAAAAAATTAGCTGCAGCAG AACAAGAATACGACCATTTGGACTATCAGCGACCTAACGGTACATGGAAGCCTCATTACCAACGGATGTCGACAAGTTTAAAGGCTGAAAGCaaaaagaatttaaatgttgaataa